The following proteins are encoded in a genomic region of Drosophila willistoni isolate 14030-0811.24 chromosome 3R, UCI_dwil_1.1, whole genome shotgun sequence:
- the LOC6650749 gene encoding uncharacterized protein LOC6650749, with protein sequence MSFYELDDDYQEIKDEIHLEDFFWTGSGDGPPDFLKKVHTGISKGKDVIVKTETVVATVYVEGNNEIDIPICLDCKSDDGGSNWDLGTSGMPPLNYSATDRRYWLLTVMSGFYTPKDNPMLEDKLARLYRLAFTRQQTRHLGINGAQQIEGVSVTVPRERRQPPSSSTTTSPADDVEILDMEVDGYDGPYIKTARAAGGKTEWSNDSDEEPDETRIGVGSTSISIPNASTESIDYSAYVTLIPWELIQQNGKSEKLQEMRDALLSQAQAQPQPHPQPHPEPQPVYRDERVRVVIHNLTQISEADIQKWNTNGDDGMATDAYVNLKLNERPIANQTELIYTVLVNGRPVMATTAAKDMELVSEAEAVSTLGKPIYMKSEPYIREPTATALAPVPRSSQAGFFNSVKNNVALVVISSLAILLLMLLLVAVLLLGRTRARQKELSEINRHSSRNDLLSEGQSVRPSTSGGLDGGQSTGRSRDVGVQNFSYEREARISFPAPPPDTRSRRDSISSTDNTSDSSVYCPINPPSADVQRILDEKAARLFDSHKRRHHQHQYDRAEGHEDTIYTSVVSEKKSDKSRHKSKRRYLNENRVGSLETSPVQGSSMRVGDHSSAEEGSAGSPAALRRSYENFQRSEAYNPHNNYHRNKLIHQQQKQAEFRDKNFTDNIGSPQAINKEVIRNIQPSEKSSDTASVGSFLSMSSVRAFPKSALPEPLNRVLDPVFVTYYDNVNAVSSKTAAQLHNSTRSLKSQKTMGSKDSTIATIASFPSPKAPPSIRNVRSASHSDNPDPGVVGPVVWERHKKRLGSAGNEEALLIYSPSPMHDPSAIRNHYEGLLEGAMQMYASQDDLPMPLPTRDFTNNRRATKREHRGSSAGLPSYQAKISGTTERPATAQPEKTSKSAQSTQPPSPTYSAWGGGSTHRSDTNSPSLNRPLSAGPFHRPETILEISRGAANTPGRRQDSAAPLIEAIQTELRKFKHQQDKD encoded by the exons ATGAGCTTTT ATGAGTTGGATGATGATTATCAAGAAATCAAGGATGAGATTCATTTGGAAGATTTCTTTTGGACTGGTTCGGGAGATGGGCCACCCGATTTTCTGAAGAAAGTCCACACGGGCATAAGTAAGGGAAAGGATGTAATTGTCAAGACCGAAACTGTGGTGGCCACTGTCTATGTGGAGGGCAATAAT GAAATCGATATACCCATTTGTTTGGACTGCAAGTCTGACGATGGCGGTAGCAATTGGGATTTGGGAACATCTGGAATGCCACCTTTGAACTACTCGGCCACAGATAGACGATATTGGCTATTGACTGTCATGTCGGGTTTCTATACACCTAAAGATAATCCCATGCTTGAGGACAAACTGGCACGTTTATATCGTTTGGCCTTTACCAG ACAACAAACTCGACACCTGGGCATAAATGGGGCACAGCAAATTGAAGGAGTTTCGGTGACCGTACCACGCGAACGTCGTCAACCACCATCGAGCAGTACCACGACATCGCCTGCCGATGATGTCGAGATATTGGACATGGAAGTTGATGGCTATGATGGGCCCTATATAAAAACAGCCAGGGCGGCAGGTGGCAAAACCGAATGGAGCAACGACTCCGATGAGGAGCCCGACGAGACCAGGATAGGTGTGGGAAGCACCTCAATATCAATACCAAACGCAAGCACAGAGTCTATTGACTATAGTGCATATGTTACATTAATCCCCTGGGAGCTCATACAACAGAACGGCAAGTCCGAAAAGTTGCAGGAAATGCGCGACGCATTGTTAAGTCAGGCACAGGCACAACCCCAGCCACATCCCCAGCCCCATCCTGAACCGCAGCCCGTCTATCGGGACGAGCGTGTTAGGGTTGTCATACATAACCTCACGCAAATCAGCGAGGCTGATATTCAAAAGTGGAACACCAACGGTGATGATGGAATGGCTACTGACGCATATGTTAACCTTAAATT GAATGAGCGCCCCATAGCCAACCAGACGGAATTGATCTATACGGTTCTGGTCAATGGACGTCCAGTGATGGCCACAACAGCCGCCAAGGACATGGAGTTGGTTAGCGAGGCAGAAGCAGTCAGTACGTTGGGCAAACCTATTTACATGAAATCGGAGC CTTATATTAGAGAACCCACAGCCACAGCCTTGGCCCCGGTTCCTCGCAGCAGTCAAGCGGGATTCTTTAACTCGGTGAAAAATAATGTTGCCCTGGTGGTCATTAGTTCCTTGGCCATTCTGCTCTTGATGCTGCTTCTGGTAGCGGTTCTATTACTAGGACGCACACGTGCACGCCAGAAGGAACTAAGCGAAATTAATAG GCATTCTTCACGCAATGACTTATTGTCGGAGGGTCAGTCTGTACGTCCTAGCACTAGCGGAGGACTTGATGGTGGTCAGAGTACCGGACGTTCGCGTGATGTGGGTGTCCAGAACTTTTCATATGAACGAGAAGCTCGCATTAGTTTCCCAGCTCCACCACCTGATACACGTTCACGTCGAGATTCCATTTCATCGACTGACAACACTTCCGACTCTTCGGTGTATTGCCCCATTAATCCGCCAAGTGCTGATGTGCAACGTATTCTGGATGAAAAGGCTGCCCGATTATTTGATAGTCACAAGCGCCGGCATCATCAACATCAGTATGATCGCGCCGAAGGCCATGAGGACACAATCTATACATCAGTGGTGTCTGAGAAAAAAAGTGATAAGTCCAGGCATAAGTCAAAGCGTCGATACTTGAATGAGAATCGAGTGGGTTCACTTGAGACCAGCCCCGTTCAAGGGTCCTCCATGCGTGTCGGTGATCATTCGTCAGCAGAGGAAGGTAGTGCTGGCTCTCCAGCTGCACTGCGTCGAAGTTACGAGAACTTTCAGCGGAGTGAGGCCTACAATCCGCACAACAACTATCATCGAAACAAACTGATtcatcagcagcagaagcaggcTGAGTTTAGAGATAAGAATTTCACCGATAACATTGGTTCACCACAGGCAATTAACAAGGAGGTCATTCGAAATATACAACCATCCGAAAAGTCATCCGATACGGCTAGCGTGGGCTCCTTCCTCTCGATGTCATCGGTACGAGCGTTTCCAAAGAGCGCTTTGCCTGAACCATTGAATCGAGTCCTTGATCCCGTCTTTGTCACCTACTATGATAATGTGAATGCTGTATCATCCAAGACGGCTGCACAACTGCACAACTCAACCAGATCTCTGAAGTCACAGAAAACGATGGGCAGCAAGGATAGCACCATAGCCACAATAGCCAGTTTTCCCAGCCCCAAGGCTCCGCCTTCCATACGAAATGTACGCTCCGCCTCGCACAGTGACAATCCGGATCCTGGTGTGGTGGGTCCTGTCGTCTGGGAGCGGCACAAGAAACGTTTGGGCAGCGCCGGCAATGAGG AGGCCCTGCTGATCTATAGCCCCAGTCCAATGCACGATCCCTCGGCCATACGCAACCATTATGAAGGACTGCTGGAAGGTGCCATGCAAATGTATGCCAGCCAAGATGATCTACCCATGCCGCTGCCCACACGTGATTTCACAAATAATAGACGAGCCACAAAGCGTGAACATCGCGGATCTTCTGCAGGTCTACCAAG TTACCAAGCAAAGATCAGTGGGACAACTGAACGTCCGGCCACAGCTCAGCCGGAAAAGACTTCAAAATCCGCACAATCAACACAGCCGCCTTCTCCCACCTACAGTGCCTGGGGTGGTGGCAGCACGCATCGCTCTGACACCAATTCACCATCACTGAATCGGCCCCTGAGCGCCGGTCCGTTTCATCGGCCCGAAACAATTTTAGAGATCTCAAGGGGTGCCGCGAATACACCGGGCAGACGCCAGGATTCTGCAGCTCCCCTCATCGAGGCCATACAAACCGAATTACGCAAGTTTAAGCATCAGCAAGATAAGGACTAA
- the LOC6651154 gene encoding cardio acceleratory peptide 2b isoform X2: protein MKAVLGLDNVAYAILVFVVLAKFSEAELDHDKNRRGANMGLYAFPRVGRSDPSLANGVHDAGESSAFESTYGDSSQEDYEDYQKRASLVPFPRVGRQDPELRKLARLVARQQAYDKRTGPNASSGLWFGPRLGKRSVDAKDYPVAADKGQKEFN, encoded by the exons atgAAGGCGGTTCTCGGTCTGGATAATGTTGCCTATGCAATCCTTGTGTTTGTTGTGCTGGCAAAATTCAGTGAGGCAG aATTGGACCATGACAAGAATCGTCGCGGAGCCAACATGGGACTTTATGCTTTCCCGCGCGTAGGTCGCAGTGATCCCAGTCTGGCCAATGGTGTTCATGATGCCGGCGAATCGTCGGCATTTGAgagcacttatggcgatagcTCCCAGGAGGATTACGAGG ATTATCAAAAACGGGCCTCTTTGGTGCCATTTCCCCGTGTGGGTCGTCAGGATCCCGAATTGCGTAAATTGGCTCGTTTAGTGGCCCGGCAACAGGCGTACGATAAGCGTACAGGACCAAATGCCTCGTCAGGATTATGGTTTGGCCCACGCCTGGGTAAACGTAGCGTCGATGCCAAGGATTATCCAGTTGCTGCTGACAAGGGACAGAAGGAGTTCAATTAA
- the LOC6651154 gene encoding cardio acceleratory peptide 2b isoform X1 produces MKAVLGLDNVAYAILVFVVLAKFSEAGRLKVKELDHDKNRRGANMGLYAFPRVGRSDPSLANGVHDAGESSAFESTYGDSSQEDYEDYQKRASLVPFPRVGRQDPELRKLARLVARQQAYDKRTGPNASSGLWFGPRLGKRSVDAKDYPVAADKGQKEFN; encoded by the exons atgAAGGCGGTTCTCGGTCTGGATAATGTTGCCTATGCAATCCTTGTGTTTGTTGTGCTGGCAAAATTCAGTGAGGCAG GCCGTTTGAAAGTAAAAG aATTGGACCATGACAAGAATCGTCGCGGAGCCAACATGGGACTTTATGCTTTCCCGCGCGTAGGTCGCAGTGATCCCAGTCTGGCCAATGGTGTTCATGATGCCGGCGAATCGTCGGCATTTGAgagcacttatggcgatagcTCCCAGGAGGATTACGAGG ATTATCAAAAACGGGCCTCTTTGGTGCCATTTCCCCGTGTGGGTCGTCAGGATCCCGAATTGCGTAAATTGGCTCGTTTAGTGGCCCGGCAACAGGCGTACGATAAGCGTACAGGACCAAATGCCTCGTCAGGATTATGGTTTGGCCCACGCCTGGGTAAACGTAGCGTCGATGCCAAGGATTATCCAGTTGCTGCTGACAAGGGACAGAAGGAGTTCAATTAA